The genomic window AGGCGGCCGGCCTGGGGCTCAAAGCTGTGGTGCGGCAAAGTGATAGCGAGGCCGAATTGCTGGACTGGATTCACCTGGCCGCCGACGCGGGCGAGCCGGTGATCCTCAATGCCGGCGGCCTGACTCATACCTCGGTGGCGCTGCGGGATGCCTGCGCCGAGCTACGCGCGCCGCTGATCGAGGTGCACATCTCCAATGTGTACGCGCGCGAAGAGTTTCGGCGACACTCCTACCTCAGCCCGGTCGCGACGGGAGTCATTGTCGGGCTGGGCATCCAGGGCTACCTGCTGGCGCTGCGCTATCTGGCCCCGGACACGTAGGGCCGCTAGTCCTTCTTGTCGGACTCCGGCTTGGTGTGCTCCTCGCCGGTGCGGATGACCTCGGTCTTCGCATCGTCGCCGGCGGGCGCTCCCCAGCGGCCCGTCGGGATGACCTCGGTCTTCGGGTCCTCGGCGGTGCGGATCGTCTCGGTGGGCTCCTCGCGCTCGGCGGTGGCCACCGCCGACTTCTGCGCCTCGGGCTGAGCCGCCGCCCCCGCCGGGGCCTCTTCGGCGCGCACCGCGGAGAACACGTCGGTGTCCGCCCGCTCCTGGTCGGATCCGCGCTCGGTGGCCGGCGGCGGATTGCGGTCGACCCGCCAGCGGCCCACCGCCACCCCGATGATCCCGGGCAGGAACACGCACAGCGCGGTGAACGCCGCGAAGGTCGTCACCTCGTTGATCAGGCCGCCGGTGTAGAGGCCGCTGTAGAACAGCGAGATGAGCCACGAAACGGCCCCGCTCAGGACGCCCGCCAGAAGACCGCCCAGCAGCCACGTCATCGCCAGATCCTGGCGACGATCCGGATCCCGGTTCGCCCGGGCGTCGGCCCGGCCGTCCAGCACCCCCCACACGGCAACGCCGACGACGAAGAGAAGAAGCAGCACGATGCTGATCAACCCCGCCTGCGTCTGCCATGCATTGATTAGCGTCCCTTGAAACAACCGGACGATGACCATGGCTGCCGCGAACACCAGTCCGCGCAGCATCCAGCTACTCATGGCCAGACAGCCTAGCGAGTACCGTCGTGAGTCGTGACACATTCCCAGCGTCGAGAGAACTTGAAAGCGCAGATCGCCGCCAGCGGGCTGGAGGCGATGCTGGTCACGGACCTGATCAACGTGCGGTATTTGTCAGGTTTTACCGGCTCGAACGGCGCGTTGCTGGTTTTCGCCGATGATCGCGGCCCGGTATTGGCCACCGACGGGCGATACCGCACCCAGGCGGCCGAACAGGCACCCGACCTCGAGGTCGCGATCGAGCGGGCCGTCGGACGCCACCTGATCGGCCGTGCGGCCGAGGCGGGCGTGGGCAAGCTGGGCTTCGAAAGCAACGTCGTCACGGTGGACGGCTTCGACGCGCTGAACAAAGAGATTGCCGAACGCAAGGCGGCCACCGAGTTGGTCCGCGCCGCCGGAACGGTCGAGGCGCTGCGCGAGGTCAAGGACGACGGTGAGCTGGCCT from Mycobacterium shigaense includes these protein-coding regions:
- the aroQ gene encoding type II 3-dehydroquinate dehydratase, with translation MKTVNVLNGPNLGRLGRREPEVYGDTTHEQLTALIEEEAAGLGLKAVVRQSDSEAELLDWIHLAADAGEPVILNAGGLTHTSVALRDACAELRAPLIEVHISNVYAREEFRRHSYLSPVATGVIVGLGIQGYLLALRYLAPDT
- a CDS encoding B-4DMT family transporter; protein product: MSSWMLRGLVFAAAMVIVRLFQGTLINAWQTQAGLISIVLLLLFVVGVAVWGVLDGRADARANRDPDRRQDLAMTWLLGGLLAGVLSGAVSWLISLFYSGLYTGGLINEVTTFAAFTALCVFLPGIIGVAVGRWRVDRNPPPATERGSDQERADTDVFSAVRAEEAPAGAAAQPEAQKSAVATAEREEPTETIRTAEDPKTEVIPTGRWGAPAGDDAKTEVIRTGEEHTKPESDKKD